Proteins co-encoded in one Plasmodium reichenowi strain SY57 chromosome 10, whole genome shotgun sequence genomic window:
- a CDS encoding MO15-related protein kinase, with the protein MENNLTERYIFKPNFLGEGSYGKVYKAYDTILKKEVAIKKMKLNKISNYIDDCGINFVLLREIKIMKEIKHKNIMSALDLYCEKDYINLVMEIMDYDLAKIINRKIFLTDSQKKCILLQILNGLNVLHKYYFMHRDLSPANIFINKKGEVKLADFGLCTKYGYDMYSDKLFRDKYKKNLNLTSKVVTLWYRAPELLLGSNKYNSSIDMWSFGCIFAELLLQKALFPGENEIDQLGKIFFLLGTPNENNWPEALCLPLYTEFTQATKKDFKTYFKIDDDDCIDLLTSFLKLNAHERISAEEAMKHRYFFNDPLPCDISQLPFNDL; encoded by the coding sequence atggaaaataatttaacaGAAAGATACATATTCAAGCCTAATTTTTTAGGTGAGGGTTCCTATGGTAAAGTTTATAAGGCATATGATacaattttaaaaaaagaagttGCAATAAAGAAGATGAAATTAAATAAGATAAGTAATTATATTGATGATTGTGGTataaattttgttttattaagagaaattaaaataatgaaggaaattaaacataaaaatattatgagTGCTTTAGATTTGTATTGTGAGAaagattatataaatttagTAATGGAAATAATGGACTATGATTTAGCTAAGATAATAAATCGAAAAATTTTTCTAACAGATAGTCAAAAAAAGTGTATACTTTTACAAATTTTAAATGGTCTAAATgtattacataaatattattttatgcATCGAGATTTATCACCAgcaaatatatttataaataaaaaaggagaAGTTAAATTAGCTGATTTTGGTTTATGTACAAAATATGGTTATGATATGTATTCAGATAAACTATTTAgagataaatataaaaaaaatttaaatcTTACAAGTAAAGTTGTTACTTTATGGTATAGAGCACCAGAATTATTATTGGGaagtaataaatataattcatcTATTGATATGTGGAGTTTTGGTTGTATTTTTGCTGAACTATTACTACAAAAAGCTCTCTTCCCAGGAGAAAATGAAATTGATCAATTaggaaaaatatttttccttttagGTACTCCTAACGAAAATAATTGGCCAGAGGCTCTTTGTCTTCCCTTATATACAGAATTTACACAAGCTACAAAAAAAGattttaaaacatattttaaaatagaTGATGATGATTGTATTGATTTGTTAacatcatttttaaaattaaatgcTCATGAACGTATCAGTGCAGAAGAAGCTATGAAACAcagatatttttttaatgatCCTTTGCCATGTGATATATCACAATTACCTTTCAATGATTTATGA
- a CDS encoding hypothetical protein (conserved Plasmodium protein, unknown function), with protein MYSNNNIFEIYNEDAKKSCSNYEWKSLIKEGSGKCTGSSDEEELFDNFNNKNRMSYNKKERYVEIIKKICSTNDLKHFNYYINNYEKIKNIKGIKVRGENRVWVLILCLNFIYCNLNDDIMTIQELKYQIKRNINKKKVYCKHLAKIIYLICNKLEIKNFITNDLLPFMQKCIKNIIMKMKNLQNNIDNKERIKVKKRVNIFDDIFNFINNESNDDNMDILNLNRKNIDSNKYNNDNNYNNNDDNNNYKTNKVSNTNKTNNKEKHKSLLVNEIYVERRRKKNKTNENDYDNKGRTNYNDDNTNIHMDSLENYTNGNIYNKDILEDINFFEDSNDDDYSSIFEDEDNKLKNETRFNDIIPNNIFDNTIKSRSTYNSNIDMNEYMIDNVYNMINDNINKESRSVNNKSYSYINNNINENIPSKDNNNNNNNNMCNEFVSSKRSVNNINRKKKRESNKEMEQNLLIQHLEKNVNLLSLYSCVIYSLFFLWNKNDNMDTNLYDKSSRCSGKNLQYFVCSSIIITFNVFNINIKDHLICISLDVVQKIMISKKKEMLIFFHSTINEFLGFPMDPNYKDVFLYLRVICSNYILLQMYLFYIILNNNIMNNKNNFPFLFKRIQLYISKFFLYIQNDFLSISDVLVDHDFMFQSEDNYKNILQLFSENYDNINLKKFIKNMVKNYLSQEEKIIYDQYSFDDSYDIDLNNINEYLSKMLTYNLIHMEQNKTIVNINSIFNADNSEMFYLQNKSIMNYHQHCSEVVYNEEICIEDYVNQENKKTNIVSNNNDNNNDNNNDNNNDNNNNNNNNNNNNNNNEHNISPINNNYINNDNIKNNALNYSHKNTQNNIKKAINSDVNHNLKDSLDSCELQNFLISNINLKCDDFLKYINKQNNRNIKNDKLPSDFFSYLPILKKINMSTINDTNMEIICYNNIKIVVQFFFFNVIKNILYNCYSSNFFSPNKLHSSLCIRKNSQHDIGEYKKKMEEENIKQYFKSKIAKKIINKNDIINEKYISHKTFFFTCDQIYYIQNFTKNKLSKKNIYTMLKENNIIIQNVEDLLENNLKNDKIMKRTNFLGISNTPLEDLENSTVTCSRDKNNKFVLNYNEDEKLCNISIPEYSKQYNNNKKIKIMLYHYDILKYNSNHEYNNCSYFKNTFVHFFDYIYNIKMMKEYNDLKAKICLNKEFNILFNVLNKMNYSFAYRDKKLIKMNDCLYHTYHIIGIKKISSIGYIFNFKNELNDNFSKVLKTKISNILSIEDIYFLFNRFFYFLLMYIRKFCCFSNKKDTNIPQNEKETFVNCVCNCKQDNCCYKIKTIVLINNIQ; from the coding sequence atgtatagtaataacaatatatttgaaatatataatgaagatGCAAAAAAGTCATGTAGTAACTATGAATGGAAAAgtttaataaaagaagGTTCAGGTAAATGCACAGGTTCAAGTGATGAAGAAGAATTATttgataattttaataataaaaatcGTATGTCTTATAATAAGAAAGAAAGGTATGTagaaattataaagaaaatatgtTCAACTAACGatttaaaacattttaattactatattaataattatgaaaaaataaagaatattaaaGGTATAAAAGTTCGAGGAGAAAATAGAGTATGGGTCTTAATTTTATGCTtgaattttatatattgtaattTGAATGATGACATTATGACTATCCAAGAATTGAAATACCAGATAAAAAGAAACATCAATAAGAAAAAAGTGTATTGCAAACATCTTGctaaaattatatatcttatttgtaataaattagaaataaaaaatttcatAACTAATGATTTATTACCTTTTATGCAAAAATGCAttaagaatattattatgaaaatgaagaatttacagaataatatagataataaagaaagaattaaagtaaaaaaaagagtAAATATCTTTGatgatatttttaattttattaataatgaatcaaatgatgataatatggacatattaaatttaaacagaaaaaatattgacagtaataaatataataatgataataattataataataatgatgataataataattataaaactAATAAGGTTTCAAATACAAACAAGACAAATAACaaagaaaaacataaaTCTCTTCTTGTCaatgaaatatatgttgaaagaagaagaaaaaaaaataaaacaaatgaaaatgattatgataataaagGTAGAACTAATTATAATGACgataatacaaatatacaCATGGATAGTTTagaaaattatacaaatggaaatatctataataaagatattttagaagacataaatttttttgaagattcaaatgatgatgattatTCATCTATATTTGAagatgaagataataaattgaaaaatgaaacaaggtttaatgatattattcctaataatatttttgataaTACAATTAAAAGTAGATCTACCtataatagtaatattgatatgaatgaatatatgattgataatgtttataatatgataaatgataatattaataaggAATCAAGGAgtgttaataataaatcctacagttatattaataataatattaatgaaaatattccttctaaagataataataataataataataataatatgtgtAATGAATTCGTTTCATCAAAACGTTctgtaaataatattaatagaaaaaaaaaaagagaatCAAATAAAGAAATGGAACAAAATCTTTTAATTCAACATTTAGAAAAGAATGTTAATTTATTATCCTTATATTCATGTGTGATAtattctcttttttttttatggaATAAAAATGACAATATGGATacaaatttatatgataaatcAAGTAGATGTAGTGGGAAAAATTTACAATATTTCGTTTGTTCgtctattattataacttttaatgtttttaatataaatataaaagatcATTTAATTTGTATTTCGTTAGATGTTGTgcaaaaaataatgatatctaagaaaaaagaaatgttAATCTTTTTTCACAGTACTATTAATGAATTTTTAGGTTTTCCTATGGATCCTAATTATAAAGAtgtatttctttatttacGCGTTATTTGCagtaattatatattattacaaatgtatctattttatattattttaaataataacattatgaataataaaaataacttccctttcttatttaaacgtattcaattatatatatcaaaattctttttatatatccaAAACGATTTTCTTAGTATATCAGACGTTTTAGTAGATCATGATTTTATGTTTCAATCAGaagataattataaaaatattctaCAACTTTTTTCTGAGAATTATGATAACATTAATTTAAAGAAgttcataaaaaatatggtAAAAAATTACTTGTCACAAGaggaaaaaattatatatgatcaATATTCTTTTGATGACTCATATGATATTGatttgaataatattaacGAGTATTTATCGAAAATGTTAACATACAATCTTATACATATGgaacaaaataaaactATAGTCAATATTAATTCAATATTTAATGCTGATAATTCTgaaatgttttatttacaaaataagAGTATTATGAATTATCACCAGCATTGTAGTGAGGTTGTTTATAATGAGGAGATTTGTATAGAAGATTATGTGAAccaagaaaataaaaaaactAACATAgtaagtaataataatgataataataatgataataataatgataataataatgataataataataataataataataataataataataataataataatgagCATAATATTTCTCCCATTAATAACAATTAcattaataatgataatataaaaaataatgcTTTAAATTATTCTCATAAGAATacacaaaataatattaaaaaagcTATAAATTCAGACGTTAATCATAATTTAAAGGATTCATTGGATTCTTGTGAATTACAAAACTTTTTAAtaagtaatataaatttaaaatgtgatgattttttaaaatatataaataaacaaaataatagaaatatCAAAAATGACAAATTGCCTTCCGATTTTTTTTCGTACCTACCcattttgaaaaaaataaatatgtcCACTATAAATGATACAAATATGGAAATTATATGctataataacataaaaattgtggtacaattctttttttttaatgttataaaaaatattttatataattgttattcttcaaatttttttagTCCAAACAAGTTACATAGTTCTCTTTGTATTCGAAAAAATTCCCAACATGATATTGgagaatataaaaaaaaaatggaagaagaaaatattaagcaatattttaaaagtaaaatagccaaaaaaattatcaacaaaaatgatataataaatgaaaaatatatttcacaCAAAacgtttttttttacatgtgatcaaatatattatatacaaaatttCACAAAGAACAAATTATctaagaaaaatatatatacgatgttaaaagaaaataatattataatacaaaatgTTGAAGACttattagaaaataatttaaaaaatgataaaataatgaaacGAACAAATTTTTTAGGAATATCAAATACACCCCTTGAAGATCTTGAAAATTCAACTGTTACGTGTTCTAgggataaaaataataaatttgtattaaattataatgaagatgaaaaattatGCAATATATCCATTCCAGAATATAGCAAACaatacaataataataaaaaaataaaaataatgttatatcattatgatatattaaaatataattctaaccatgaatataataattgttCTTATTTTAAGAATACATTTGTGCATTTTTTCGATTATAtctataatataaaaatgatgaaagaatataatgatTTAAAGGCAAAAATTTGCCTAAACAAagaatttaatatattattcaatgttcttaataaaatgaattattCATTTGCATATAGagataaaaaattaataaaaatgaatgatTGTCTTTATCATACATATCACATTATaggtataaaaaaaatatcaagtataggatatatttttaactttaaaaatgaattaaatgataatttttccaaagttttaaaaacaaaaatttcAAACATTTTATCCATagaagatatatattttttatttaatagaTTCTTCTATTTTTTACTTATGTACATAAGAAAATTCTGCTgtttttcaaataaaaaagatacTAACATTCCtcaaaatgaaaaagaaacatTTGTAAATTGTGTATGCAACTGCAAACAAGATAACTGttgttataaaataaaaacaattgTCCTGATAAATAACATACAATAA